One stretch of Candidatus Hydrogenedentota bacterium DNA includes these proteins:
- the hydG gene encoding [FeFe] hydrogenase H-cluster radical SAM maturase HydG codes for MNTTDTVPIDEERIEATLQHGARKDAACVREVLAKAFELKGLNADDVATLMAVSDPQLLSELFDTARRVKEEIYGRRLVLFAPLYVSNLCNNECLYCAFRKTNTDVKRRALTQEEIANETKIIIDQGHKRILLVAGESYPDEGFPYILKSIETIYSVKSGRGEIRRINANVAPLTLEEFEELKASGIGTYQLFQETYHRQTYARVHTSGKKADFDWRVSAMDRAMESGIDDVGVGILFGLFDWRFEVLALMQHIEHLEKKFGVGPHTISVPRLEPAVGSNMASHPPHPVSDVDFRKLVAILRLAVPYTGIIMSTRETPNIRRETFAVGVSQISAGSRTNPGGYAEEEYDGSQFSLGDHRSLDEVIRDIAELGYIPSFCTACYRLGRTGADFMDLAKPGKIKDHCDVNALSTFLEYLEDYGTPETKAIGEACIKQTLQRFTPSRRNVSEGMMERVKNGERDVYV; via the coding sequence ATGAATACGACAGATACGGTTCCTATCGACGAAGAACGAATTGAGGCGACCCTGCAACACGGCGCAAGAAAAGACGCGGCGTGTGTGCGTGAAGTCTTGGCAAAAGCGTTCGAGCTTAAAGGACTGAACGCGGACGACGTGGCCACGTTGATGGCCGTGAGCGACCCGCAGTTGCTGTCCGAACTCTTCGACACGGCGCGTCGCGTCAAAGAAGAGATCTACGGGCGGCGCCTCGTTCTCTTCGCGCCCCTCTATGTCTCCAATCTCTGCAACAACGAGTGCCTGTATTGCGCGTTTCGGAAGACAAATACCGACGTGAAGCGGCGCGCGCTCACGCAGGAAGAGATTGCCAACGAAACGAAGATCATCATCGATCAGGGGCACAAACGCATTCTGCTCGTGGCAGGCGAATCGTATCCCGATGAGGGGTTCCCGTATATCCTCAAGTCTATCGAGACCATCTACTCTGTCAAGAGCGGGCGCGGCGAGATCCGGCGCATCAACGCGAACGTTGCGCCCCTGACCCTGGAAGAATTCGAAGAGCTGAAGGCGTCCGGCATCGGCACGTATCAGTTGTTCCAGGAAACGTATCACCGCCAGACCTACGCGAGAGTGCACACGTCCGGCAAGAAGGCGGATTTCGACTGGCGCGTCTCTGCAATGGATCGCGCCATGGAATCCGGGATCGACGATGTGGGCGTGGGCATTCTGTTCGGGCTGTTCGATTGGCGCTTTGAGGTATTGGCCTTGATGCAGCATATCGAACATCTGGAAAAGAAGTTTGGCGTCGGGCCGCACACCATCAGTGTTCCGCGGCTCGAACCCGCCGTCGGCTCGAACATGGCCTCGCATCCGCCGCACCCTGTTTCCGACGTTGACTTCCGGAAGCTCGTCGCGATCCTTCGTTTGGCGGTGCCCTACACTGGCATCATCATGTCGACTCGCGAGACACCCAACATTCGCCGTGAGACGTTCGCGGTGGGTGTGTCGCAGATCTCCGCAGGCAGCCGCACGAATCCCGGCGGCTACGCCGAAGAAGAGTACGACGGCAGCCAATTCTCGCTCGGCGACCACCGCTCTCTCGATGAAGTCATTCGAGATATCGCCGAACTGGGGTACATTCCTTCGTTCTGCACGGCCTGTTACCGCCTGGGGCGCACGGGGGCCGATTTCATGGATCTTGCGAAGCCGGGCAAAATTAAGGATCATTGCGACGTCAACGCGCTCAGCACATTCCTGGAGTATCTCGAAGACTACGGGACGCCCGAGACGAAAGCGATCGGCGAAGCGTGCATCAAGCAGACGCTTCAGCGGTTTACCCCGTCTCGGCGGAACGTCTCCGAGGGCATGATGGAACGCGTGAAGAATGGCGAGCGCGATGTGTACGTGTAG
- a CDS encoding alginate export family protein — MKGSTVGSRRSIVGMLLTGMALGAILHFGLCAVGSLTPVGQMASFAGVVDAQAELQNVTVGGEIRLRARYWHNVYDDTLPGGLSLDRVPTFFLPRRPIGLGGTRSRYIFDERVTDREIVEQKTLLNVNADFTNHVNATIVVESFDLWGDDFRSDYITGADFRANTGTDVEITQSFIDVENLFDTPLTLRIGRQPLAIDKRWLVSDYISGTLAITFDGVRLMYHGDLWEIDAWATKLAEGGVGEQDGDVDFYGAHATFKPFDWLNATAYYFLVRDGRSLNDTNASAPVEWFEDFFGRDNYDPTYLHTIGTRLRGEAMGWDYDIEAAYQFGEMDAVGSRFVPNGFAYGDDSARMDAWGVDVEVGHTFENIFMKPRVKVGGAWMSGEDNREVDFLDWINPIDRPDSSMSFNRLFSGTVYSWTLDVGQDMSNFKHIRVGAETQLTESVTASITATKWWVDEPFEMPAMWKVGRFRVPLAPALSFLSEEGSDDIGTTVLLWLRYNYSEDFYIALGVEHLFTGDALEDGSFLHRNGLEFTGGLNGDDGTYFVIDSGIKFGGPGRAVDLHQIEYRTKK, encoded by the coding sequence ATGAAGGGGAGCACTGTAGGTTCACGAAGAAGCATAGTGGGGATGCTTCTCACGGGAATGGCGCTGGGAGCCATTCTGCATTTTGGCCTATGCGCCGTAGGCTCGTTGACGCCGGTCGGGCAAATGGCGTCGTTCGCTGGGGTGGTTGACGCTCAGGCAGAGCTACAGAACGTCACCGTTGGCGGAGAAATCCGGTTGCGGGCGCGCTACTGGCACAACGTGTACGACGACACGCTGCCGGGCGGCTTGTCCTTGGATCGGGTACCGACATTCTTCCTGCCCAGGAGGCCGATCGGTCTGGGCGGAACCCGAAGCCGGTACATCTTCGACGAGCGCGTCACCGACCGCGAAATCGTCGAACAGAAGACACTTCTGAACGTTAACGCCGATTTCACCAATCACGTCAATGCAACGATAGTTGTCGAATCCTTCGACCTGTGGGGCGACGATTTCCGGTCCGATTACATTACGGGCGCGGACTTCCGGGCCAACACGGGAACGGACGTCGAGATTACGCAGTCCTTCATCGACGTGGAGAACCTGTTCGACACGCCTCTGACGTTGCGTATCGGCCGTCAACCACTCGCGATTGACAAGCGGTGGCTGGTCAGCGACTACATTTCCGGTACGCTGGCAATCACGTTCGACGGCGTCCGTCTGATGTACCACGGCGACCTGTGGGAAATCGACGCGTGGGCAACCAAGCTCGCGGAAGGCGGCGTAGGCGAGCAGGACGGCGATGTCGATTTCTACGGCGCGCACGCGACCTTCAAGCCCTTCGATTGGCTGAACGCGACCGCCTACTATTTCCTGGTCCGCGATGGCCGTAGCCTGAACGACACCAACGCTTCCGCTCCCGTCGAATGGTTCGAGGACTTCTTCGGCCGCGACAACTACGATCCGACGTACCTCCACACCATAGGCACGCGCCTACGGGGCGAAGCGATGGGCTGGGACTACGACATCGAAGCGGCCTATCAGTTTGGCGAGATGGACGCGGTCGGCTCGCGGTTCGTTCCGAATGGATTCGCCTACGGCGACGACAGCGCGCGCATGGACGCGTGGGGCGTCGACGTGGAAGTCGGTCACACGTTTGAGAACATCTTCATGAAGCCGCGCGTCAAGGTAGGCGGCGCTTGGATGTCCGGCGAAGACAACCGCGAAGTGGATTTCCTCGATTGGATCAATCCGATCGATCGCCCCGATTCGAGCATGTCGTTCAACCGCCTGTTCTCCGGAACGGTCTATAGCTGGACGCTCGATGTCGGTCAGGACATGTCGAACTTCAAGCACATCCGCGTTGGCGCGGAGACGCAGTTGACGGAGTCTGTCACGGCATCCATCACCGCCACGAAGTGGTGGGTCGATGAACCGTTCGAGATGCCGGCCATGTGGAAGGTCGGGCGCTTCCGCGTTCCGCTTGCGCCCGCGCTCAGCTTCCTCTCCGAGGAAGGCTCCGACGATATCGGCACCACGGTGCTGTTGTGGCTGCGCTACAACTACTCCGAAGACTTCTACATCGCGCTGGGCGTCGAGCACCTGTTCACCGGCGATGCGCTTGAAGACGGGTCCTTCCTGCACCGGAACGGCCTTGAATTCACCGGCGGCCTCAACGGCGACGACGGCACATATTTCGTGATCGACAGTGGTATCAAGTTTGGCGGTCCAGGCCGCGCGGTCGACCTGCACCAGATCGAATACCGCACGAAGAAATAA
- a CDS encoding SDR family oxidoreductase: MKVTSYFSKDLFRGKTVFVTGGGSGINLGIAKCFAALGASIGICGRNQDKLDRAADELRALGANVSAVAADVRDYAALEASLRQSEEALGPMQTLVCGAAGNFPCPAEALSPNGFKAVVDIDLLGSFNACRAALPQLQKTRGNVIFISAGQAFLPYMAQCHVGAAKAGIDNLMQNLALEWGPYGIRCNSIAPGPIEETEGFERLLPEGMRDSFREAIPLRRFGRVEDIGQLAVFLSTPLADYITGTLIVADGGQNLPGSGIFAHLFAQSGQ; encoded by the coding sequence ATGAAGGTCACATCGTATTTCTCGAAGGATCTCTTTCGCGGGAAGACTGTGTTTGTAACCGGGGGCGGAAGCGGCATCAATCTGGGTATTGCCAAGTGTTTTGCCGCTCTTGGAGCGTCCATCGGTATTTGCGGCCGGAATCAGGATAAACTGGATCGTGCCGCGGACGAGTTGCGCGCCCTCGGCGCGAACGTATCGGCCGTAGCGGCGGATGTGCGCGACTACGCCGCGCTTGAAGCCTCCTTGAGGCAATCCGAGGAGGCGCTTGGCCCGATGCAGACTCTGGTTTGCGGAGCGGCAGGGAACTTCCCGTGTCCAGCCGAGGCCTTGAGCCCTAATGGGTTCAAGGCGGTTGTGGATATCGACTTGCTCGGGTCGTTCAATGCGTGCCGCGCCGCCTTGCCCCAACTGCAGAAGACCCGTGGAAATGTGATCTTTATATCTGCGGGTCAGGCGTTTTTGCCCTATATGGCGCAGTGCCACGTGGGGGCCGCCAAAGCGGGGATCGACAACCTCATGCAGAACCTGGCGCTGGAATGGGGGCCTTACGGCATCCGGTGCAACAGTATTGCACCCGGTCCCATCGAGGAAACCGAGGGGTTTGAGCGGCTTCTCCCCGAGGGGATGCGCGATTCCTTTCGGGAAGCGATTCCGTTGCGCCGATTCGGCAGGGTGGAAGACATCGGTCAGTTGGCTGTCTTCCTTTCTACGCCGTTGGCCGACTATATAACAGGAACGCTGATCGTGGCCGACGGAGGGCAGAACCTTCCGGGGTCGGGGATCTTCGCGCATCTGTTCGCCCAGTCCGGGCAGTAG
- a CDS encoding aspartate ammonia-lyase — MDTTHSHRAEHDLLGGVSVPADALYGVHTARALENFPLAGRSVHPELARAFGVVKLACALTNHALGAWAADPSKADAILRACRELADGSLVEHIVVDALQGGAGTSTNMNANESIANRALELLGLPRGAYDRVSPLDDINLHQSTNDTYPTALKLAAIRLIKRLEERVVALQEAFQAKEKEFAHIVKVGRTEMQDAVLTTLGREMGAYAEAFNRDRWRIFKCEERLRVVNLGGTAIGTGLAAPRQYIFRVVDTLREQTGIGFARAENLVEATQNADVFVEVSGILKACAVSLLKVSSDLRLLSSGPEAGLGEIRIPARQAGSSIMPGKVNPVIPEAVSQAAMLVMGHDAVIAHACSRGDLELNAFLPLVANCLLESCDLLANSCDILRKHCVEGIEADEARCRAHVESSTAIATALLPALGYDRMCKVVTQAKDKGKTIREIVLRDGLLTSEQFNDLITPEAVCRLGTPDLKR, encoded by the coding sequence ATGGACACGACACATTCACATCGCGCGGAACATGACCTGTTAGGCGGCGTTTCCGTGCCCGCCGACGCTCTTTATGGCGTGCACACGGCGCGGGCGCTGGAGAATTTCCCCCTGGCGGGCCGTTCCGTGCATCCAGAGTTGGCGCGCGCGTTCGGCGTGGTCAAACTGGCATGCGCGTTGACCAATCACGCGCTCGGCGCGTGGGCCGCGGACCCGTCCAAGGCCGACGCCATTCTCCGAGCGTGCCGCGAGTTGGCAGACGGTTCGCTGGTCGAACACATCGTGGTCGACGCGCTGCAGGGTGGCGCGGGCACGAGCACGAACATGAACGCGAACGAATCGATCGCGAATCGCGCCCTCGAACTGCTGGGGCTGCCGCGCGGCGCCTACGACCGCGTGTCGCCGCTCGACGACATCAACCTGCATCAATCCACCAACGACACCTACCCCACGGCGTTGAAGCTGGCGGCAATTCGCCTGATCAAGCGTCTTGAGGAACGTGTTGTCGCGTTGCAGGAAGCCTTTCAAGCGAAAGAGAAGGAGTTCGCGCACATCGTCAAGGTGGGACGCACGGAGATGCAGGATGCCGTGCTTACGACGTTGGGCCGCGAAATGGGCGCGTATGCCGAAGCGTTCAATCGCGACCGTTGGCGCATCTTCAAGTGCGAAGAGCGGCTTCGCGTGGTGAACCTCGGCGGCACGGCCATCGGCACCGGCCTTGCCGCGCCGCGCCAATACATTTTCCGCGTAGTCGACACGTTGCGCGAACAGACCGGCATCGGTTTCGCGCGCGCGGAGAACCTGGTCGAAGCCACGCAGAACGCCGACGTATTTGTCGAGGTCTCCGGCATACTCAAGGCGTGCGCCGTGTCGTTGCTGAAGGTGAGCAGCGACCTGCGGCTGTTGTCTTCCGGGCCCGAGGCTGGGCTTGGCGAAATACGGATTCCCGCGCGGCAAGCCGGTTCGTCCATCATGCCGGGAAAAGTGAATCCGGTGATTCCGGAAGCGGTCAGCCAAGCCGCCATGCTGGTGATGGGCCACGATGCCGTCATTGCCCACGCATGTTCCCGCGGCGACCTCGAACTCAATGCCTTCCTCCCGCTGGTGGCGAATTGTCTGCTTGAGAGTTGCGACTTGCTCGCCAATTCGTGCGACATTCTGCGCAAGCACTGCGTGGAAGGAATCGAAGCCGATGAAGCTCGGTGCCGCGCGCACGTCGAAAGCTCAACCGCCATCGCCACGGCGCTGCTGCCCGCATTGGGCTACGACCGCATGTGTAAGGTCGTGACGCAGGCGAAAGACAAGGGCAAGACCATCCGCGAGATCGTGCTGCGTGACGGACTCCTAACCTCCGAACAGTTCAACGATCTCATCACCCCCGAGGCCGTTTGCCGATTGGGAACGCCCGACCTGAAGCGTTAA